In Pseudomonas nunensis, a single window of DNA contains:
- a CDS encoding DMT family transporter gives MERTSKLNNPSLENSTRGWINGLIGVVIFSGSLPATRVAVLEFDPVFLTVARATIAGILALCLLWLFKEKRPARHQLVPLIVVALGVVVGFPLLTALALQYVTSAHSIVFIGLLPLATAVFGVLRGGERPKPAFWLFSILGSLLVIGFAVSQGLTASPTGDLLMLLAVVVCGLGYAEGAKLSRTLGGWQVICWALLVSLPVMAGLTWYRLPASFSTVSTPAWLSLAYVSLFSMLIGFVFWYRGLAQGGIAAVGQLQLLQPFFGLALAATLLHEQVSLGMLGVTVAVILCVAGARKFSR, from the coding sequence AAGCTGAATAACCCGTCGCTGGAAAACAGCACCCGTGGCTGGATCAATGGACTGATCGGCGTGGTGATTTTCAGTGGCTCGTTGCCCGCCACACGGGTGGCGGTGCTCGAATTCGACCCGGTGTTCCTGACCGTGGCCCGCGCGACCATCGCCGGGATTCTCGCGCTGTGCCTGCTATGGCTGTTCAAGGAAAAACGCCCTGCCCGGCATCAGCTTGTACCGCTGATCGTTGTCGCGCTGGGCGTGGTTGTCGGGTTCCCGTTGTTGACCGCATTGGCCTTGCAATACGTGACGTCCGCGCACTCGATTGTCTTCATCGGTCTACTGCCGCTGGCGACCGCCGTGTTCGGCGTATTGCGCGGTGGCGAGCGGCCGAAACCGGCGTTCTGGCTGTTCTCGATTCTCGGCAGTTTGCTGGTGATTGGATTTGCCGTTTCACAGGGACTTACCGCCTCGCCCACCGGTGATCTGCTGATGCTGCTGGCGGTGGTGGTGTGCGGGCTGGGTTATGCCGAAGGCGCGAAACTGTCCCGGACGCTGGGGGGCTGGCAGGTGATTTGCTGGGCGCTGCTGGTGTCGCTGCCGGTAATGGCGGGGCTGACCTGGTATCGGTTGCCCGCTTCATTTTCGACCGTCAGCACGCCAGCCTGGCTGAGCCTGGCGTATGTGTCGCTGTTCAGCATGCTGATCGGTTTTGTGTTCTGGTATCGCGGACTGGCCCAGGGCGGGATTGCCGCCGTGGGCCAGCTTCAGTTGCTGCAACCGTTCTTTGGCCTGGCGCTGGCGGCCACCCTGCTGCATGAGCAGGTCAGCTTGGGGATGCTGGGGGTCACCGTTGCGGTGATCCTGTGTGTGGCCGGGGCGCGAAAGTTTTCTCGCTGA
- a CDS encoding BON domain-containing protein produces the protein MKLHSFEHYSHGLAMAARDSWTTARVKSALTRADPNFGLHIHVKTHGGAVALSGMVDTHRQCDQAIEVTRSVQGVVDVEASALRTHVFKPGHFDDQ, from the coding sequence TTCATTCCTTTGAGCATTACTCCCATGGCCTGGCCATGGCCGCTCGCGACTCGTGGACCACCGCGAGGGTGAAGTCGGCCTTGACCCGGGCCGACCCCAACTTTGGCCTGCACATCCATGTCAAAACCCATGGCGGCGCGGTGGCGCTGAGCGGTATGGTCGATACCCATCGCCAATGTGACCAGGCGATTGAAGTGACCCGGTCGGTCCAGGGTGTCGTCGATGTCGAGGCCAGTGCCTTGCGCACCCATGTGTTCAAGCCCGGTCACTTTGACGACCAATGA